The DNA sequence TGATATTAAGAGCCATGTCATTGCTGATTGGACAAACCATCATTTTATGTTAGTGATTATCGGTTGGGATGGAAAACATCGGGTTCATGGGATGATTACCCATGCCCAGATTATTGACGGAAAAATCTGGATTCACCGCGATGGGATTGAAGATGGAATCACGGAAAAATTGCTAGAAGCGGGCGTGCCCAAATCGGATATTGTTTTAGCCTTTCACCCGCCACACATTCGCCCCCATACTGGATTTGCGATCGCCTAATTCTAGGGTATCTGTTAGAGCCTCCATCAGGAAAGACTTAAAAATCGCTCTAAGGCTTCTGTAATAGTTGGAGGCCAACGGCGGA is a window from the Roseofilum capinflatum BLCC-M114 genome containing:
- a CDS encoding XisI protein; this encodes MDRVNKYGQLIQEILDYYAQIPYSHGDIKSHVIADWTNHHFMLVIIGWDGKHRVHGMITHAQIIDGKIWIHRDGIEDGITEKLLEAGVPKSDIVLAFHPPHIRPHTGFAIA